GGCAGTTCTGTATTCATACTTGGCACCAATAGTAGTTTGACCTTCAATGACTGGTTCAAAACCAACACCCATTAATGGATCAGCAACTTGTTTCATAGTGGCAGCAACTTGGGTTTCTAAACCAGCTTCGACTTTATCAGTGACCTTTCTCCAGAAACTTGCAATCAAAGCACCTTGAGCTTGGAGTTGAGCAGAGGCGATCCAGTTGCCTGCATTATAACGAGCAACATAAGAAACAGCTGTGTCTGGTGGTGCTAATGGTTGCTTGGAGTACATGGTTTCCAAACCGACTGCCAACTTGGATGACAAGGATTGTAAAATAgatccaacaacaactccaCTGAATTCATTACCTGATAAAAAGTTAGGGTTCAAAGTTTTGACATTGATAGAACAATCATTAGCTTGATAATCTTGTTCTAATTGGATCATGGATGGTTGTCCATGAGCTAATTGTAATGTGACTTTGGAAATGTTTGATTTGTCCCATCCGTAATTGATTCTACcagaaaatgataaatcattGTCAATGTTACCTTGTAAGAAATAATCATCGGTGGCATATAAGGCACTGAAAGCATAGGCTGGTAAAACGTTGGATCCAATACTTAAAGTGTGGGATGTTTGGAATGCTGGCATCATGGAAAAGGCTTTGTTTAAATCAGCTCTCAACCCTGTGAAGAAATATTGACCCAAAAACACATCACGGGCAACCTCCTTGttcaagttttcaattgttccCGGGTTGGTTAATCCCAATGATTTACGGTGTTCGTTTATAGTGATATAAACATCGTTGATGTAACTGAAAACTGGGTTTGATGACCACAATCCATTTTGCTTTGGTGGTTCGGTTGTCACTTGAGGCAACGTTGGGATGCTCAACTTGGCTATGTCAGTAGAGCCTAATGGTGGATTAATCTGTTGAGACATTGtagatttcaaaaatgcttcttgaaaataaataagcTGGAAGCAAAAAGGGAAGTTTTTCTTGAAAAGAGTTCAGTTCAAATCTTTTTCCTTCTAACTGAagcccaaaaaaaaaattaattgttgaacTTTTCACTATTACTGGCAAAAAAcgatgaaaaaaaaactcttttttttcttcttctgtcACTTTATTGATACATggacacacacacatattTTTACTTTCTGTATTATTCAGATCTTTACTcgttgaaaaaaaattttttttttcaaagcaAATCCATGTTCACATATACACGACCCTTATCATAACTGTGATATTAAAGATACAACTACATCACATTACTGTTACACACTCCTTATTCAGCTACACATTAGTGTACTATAAAGGACAGTTATTGTCTTTTCTGTTTAGTTTATTTGTTGTATTTAACAATGACATAGCTAGCTGTTGTCGTCACACTCTGGCGTACTTCATTGATACAATCACATACAAAGAGTATCTTTAGTTTTCATTGCAATTGGTTCAGGTAATAGAGTAGAGATTATCTCTACGATCGTGTACAAGACAAAGTCTTCTATTAGTTTACTTCAGGACAAGCTCCATATCTCTTCTCCATCAACTATGATTGATACTTATATTTGGGTAGGGAAGTTTGTTTGATATATTACATAATAGCTATATCAGTTGTCAGCTTACATTTAATTGCTATTTTTGATATATCGTGAGTTGATATAACGGTTCTTAATCCAGTTATACTGAGGGCCAAGCATTTATAGTTTTTTCGTCATTTTTGTTTAAGACtagtttgttttgaaaCATGCTTGAGGGTTCCACTTTCAACTGTTCATATGTTCCATCGTTTGAATCTGACTTTTTCATCCACATCCATACCTAATAGCTTTTGAAGTTGGAAATAGCTTGTTTATTAATGGTCAAGTACAAAGATTGCTTTTGTCTTGATTTCCCAGAAACTTGAGTATTACAATATACCAAATGTAAACTTTTTCGATTCTCAATTTACTTTGAGGGCATTGTCGCAAATGGAGATTCCTTACGATGGTATATAACCTTTGATATTGAAGGctaaatattttgattgaaaagTTTATACTGTGCCTCCTTCTCATTTGAAGCTAATCATTTTTTTGAGCTATTGAGGTTGCTACTAAAACTCATTAATGGCGACCCCAATATAGATTACGATTGGATACTAAGAAATATCCTGAACCACTACTGCAGAAACGTGTAAAAATGTATAGCTAGCTGtgattatttgaagatAATGAGGCTCTAACAAAACTGAAGTCGGCTGTGATCTGGGGTTTGACTTGATTGCAGGGACAGATTTTTGTCGACTCGGAATCAAGTGATAACTGGACTCATTAGGCGAAGGTCTGGCAACTAAATTTCTTAATACTATACGGCGTCACTCACCAGGAGTTTGACTACCGTATGGCAAAATATGAATCTGATTCTCAACTCCTACAAATCTCACAATCTCTTGGCACTACAATGTAATGACTATTTAGTTGTCGATATTCATAAATGCGCTACCatttctaattcttttatttcAGATTTCAACGAATTTTGATCAAAATAAATGTGGTTTAACTTAATCTGGTCCTCAAGTTGATGTGAAAAACCACATTGCCACTTTTAGAAATCTTCTAATACTGCTTTATTTTTGCAAAAGCATTTTATACTAACTGCTAATACATTGAAAAGAAGATCATCAGAATTCACATAATGTCAAAGAGTATTACGAATATAAGGAAAAAACTCACGTATTATTCTACAGTAAGCCGAAACAGAACAATAGTGCTAGATGAAAACTATGAATAGAGTTTAGCAATCTTGCTGTATACTGTTGTCTAAGTCACAATTAGTGTAATTTAGACAGCGAGCACATCATTAACCGAATTAATCTTGCAATTTATGATAGTTCAGGCAAACTACTAAACATTTCTAGCAAATACAAATTCCAGACAAAATAAAGCATCACAAGTAAGTTGCAAAAATTCGGCTATACACTAGACGTTTCTCAAATCATATAACATTCAAATAATACCATGATTATTTATCGCTACTGCTTACCATAATAGATGCTTAAAGCAACTAAAATTAAGCTACTGGAAAGCTCCAGTGGTTACATGTGCCAAGTAGTCTTACCATTATTTACCACCAATAACGAACACAATTGCCCGAATAAAACCTGCTGAATCAGACATGCCTGAATCAACTCTTTAAGTCAATCATTCAAAAACCTAGATACGAAGACAATCCATTTGCAATATCATACTCCACAGTCGCTACAAAATTGTTCTCTCAAACTAAACAATCGCATTAGAAGCTGCCTATTTCTACTTTCAATATCTCTAGTAAGCACACACAAATCATGCACAGGCTCTTATAGCAAGTATTCTTAATATCACGTAATGTGTGCAACATTCATTTGCAGGTATATGACAAACTATTCTGTTCTTAAACTTCCAATACGCTAGCTGGAAGAAGTAGCCCACATATCTAATCCCCTCACAATCCTGCTTCCGTTGCCTCCAGCAAGCAATGTTGCATTCGCCAAACCctaaaataattttaacAACAGCCAACAATTGGTTTACTCTTATCGAAACTAGGCCCGTTACGCAATACTTCCTaacattgataattttttcaccaGAGAAGTAATCCTACTGGCAAAATCAAAGGCTCCATGTAAATTTCTTTGTTCAAAAATAACATCCATATGAACAAAACCATGATAAATTGATCGATACCTTACCATCAAGATAACCAGTGACAAATCCAAGCTCAACTGAATAGGAACAAACTATTGAACATAAGATATTAAATCCCTTATTCTACCAATAAATGCAACTCCACAATCTTGCTCAAATTAACAAACAATGTAGGTTTCTCTTAACAAACGctataataacaaaattcactacaaacaaacaagaaCCAAATACGCAAATCACAGTTCCTACATAAACAAACTCTGGATCCCACCACCTCTGCACTAATCTACAATGCAAATTAAATTTACAGTCGAACAATCTTTCTCCATCTATGTGTACACCATTGTTACCTAATCAATAAGACATCTCAACATCCACAAAAAACCAAACTCCTTAAAATCTCAAATAAATCCAAATATGCATTAATCCCCAATTATCAACGTAAATCTTTTAAGCGTCTTAAAAAAAGCAGCTTGAGTTTAACATACACACATTCTTATATACAATTACTCCATATACTTACATCGCTACAGGCCATTTGTTTTTACCCAAGCTTCAATAGACTCCTACTAAATAAATCATCTCTCCATCTCTATCTTTTACCTAAACCAAAAACCCATTTCTCCTATAAATCTTACATGACTACTACCCCATAGGCTTTGATCAACATCACCATCAACAAAACCACCAACCTCTTCAATCATTCTCAACATCCTCAACAGggaaatatcaattatcCTTAAACATTAAAGCGATCAGCTGGCTCACAACCAGATTTCATACCTGAAATTTGCAGAAGATTCCCTACAGTTGGCACTAATAGTTTATATATACATTAGTATATCTCAACTACTACATTCAATACTGGATCAGCTTTGTAGAATATTCTCCCTCGTCAATAGATCCTAAATTGACAACTCTATTGGCGTAACAATCACAACCTGTTACCTTAGTCACAAACGTACAAACCTAATGTGCGTACAAATCTAGATGAGTTTCATATACAGTCAGCTAACATGAAGCGTTCACATGGTTTTCATGGACAGATTCACACAGTGTAGACCAAGTCTTTTGGCAAAGAAGAAGCTGACTAACTCTATCATTTCCTACAATATTTTCTTGCATGATTAAAgttaaaaattcaaatcaaaccTAATAAGAGATTTACAGCCAGCAGCGAATATATTGGGAAAAATCACCTAAGCATACCTGACACTGTCGTTTCCCATAGCATTGccaaaacaaagaaattcaaatcaatagCCATTCACAACAATAACTAAAAAAACGTAGCACCGTTGCAGCAACCAAGGTAAAACAAATATAGAGTTGCACGATAAGTGGTCAAGATGAAGTAAACACTCATACCTTCATTTGCTTCTATGAGGGTCTTGCACTAGTAATAGTATGAGAAACTCCTACTAGCTTGTTTGTTCAAATCTTAGTTTTctaaaattattacaatgCTATAGAAAAAATATTCGGGCAAGAGATTATTAAACCAAGAATTACAGGTAATAGAAAGAAGTACTTTCTCAAATAAtagaataagaaaaaatgtCCCTATGATGTCAGGACATTCCACTACCAGGAAATAAGATTCAAAAAACTCTTGTTTGCTTACATTATCTATCGAAGGGAAACATAATAATTTGTGTCTCAAGTACTCGAGATGAGATTGCTAGTTCCCAAATGAGTGGTAACTAAATTTACCTATTCATTAAGTGTTGAAACTAAAATAATGCATTCCTTCATCAACCATCACTTCTAATATTACTTGGAGAATTATCCAGCAAATGGTTGCTAAATACGCTATGTGTAATAGTGTTAGAACATCTGTTTGGCGCAAAGTTGCAAACCCAATACGTGCTCTTAACAAGTATGCTGTTTACATAATTGAATAAGCTTAGTCGAAAATTGTAGAGGAGATCGTGTTTCAGAGACTCTGTGCTTTTGAACCAGGAAGTGTGCTAGTCCAACAGTAGGTATATGAAGTAGCAATTTGAATGGGTAGAATTTGTTTATGCTGTAATGTTTTGATGATGTCAGTTGCATGTTTCACTTCTTAACTTAGTGCAAGCTTTTGTATTTTCAACGTAGAttagttgaaaaaattattttagTTTGCTTTTTTGGAGTATATTTGGAATTGTATATATTGTAAGCTAGCTTTCAAGTTTTATCCTGTAATTATAGAGCAAGTATTATAGCTGGATCAAAGGAGTGCTTTTCGTTTGCTGCTAAGATGGTAACTCCATTTGAGTATGCCAGTTTCTGTATCTAGAAGACTTCTTTTGGCCAAGCATATAATGGTTTAGATACAAATGGATTTTGGATTAAAGCCTGGTCAGGGGTGTagaaaattatcaattatcgCTTGATAGCGATCAGTGGGTTCAGCAATTGTTCTGACATTGGGTACAAATAGTTTCGTTCTTCGACAGCTGACCTAGGCTGGCATGATGATAGAGATGATATATGAGTTAATAATATAGAGTACCATTGTGGTGGCTCATGTTTTTGGCTTTTAGTGGTGTACAGGAAGGATCGTTTCAATGTAATTTTTTAGGTTGCAAAAGTAGCTATCTTGCTACATAAGCTTTGAGTAATTGTGTTGTGTTTGGCAGCAGAGCTTGCTTT
The Candida albicans SC5314 chromosome 7, complete sequence genome window above contains:
- the TOM40 gene encoding Tom40p (Protein involved in mitochondrial protein import; Spider biofilm repressed); the protein is MSQQINPPLGSTDIAKLSIPTLPQVTTEPPKQNGLWSSNPVFSYINDVYITINEHRKSLGLTNPGTIENLNKEVARDVFLGQYFFTGLRADLNKAFSMMPAFQTSHTLSIGSNVLPAYAFSALYATDDYFLQGNIDNDLSFSGRINYGWDKSNISKVTLQLAHGQPSMIQLEQDYQANDCSINVKTLNPNFLSGNEFSGVVVGSILQSLSSKLAVGLETMYSKQPLAPPDTAVSYVARYNAGNWIASAQLQAQGALIASFWRKVTDKVEAGLETQVAATMKQVADPLMGVGFEPVIEGQTTIGAKYEYRTAVFRGQLDSKGKISAFLEKRIMPTVSILFSGEIDQFKNTSRLGLGLQFEAAGNEQLMLMQQGLVDANGNPIPGAPAPGAL